The Rhizobium rosettiformans genomic sequence GTCGGTCGGCGACCGCATCGACCAGCGCCAGCTCCTGGCCGACCTCGTCGCCCAGCAATACAAGCGCCAGGACATCAACTTCGTCCGCGGCTCCTTCCGCGTCCGTGGCGACACGATCGAACTCTTCCCCGCCCACCTGGAAGATGCCGCCTGGCGCATCACGCTGTTCGGCGACGAGATCGAGAGCATCACCGAATTCGACCCGCTCACCGGCAAGAAGACCGGCGAGATGAAGTCGGTGAAGATCTACGCCAACAGCCACTATGTGACGCCGAGGCCCGCCCTCAACGGCGCGATCAAGTCGATCAAGGAGGAGCTGAAAATGCGCCTCGCCGAGCTGGAAAAGGGCGGTCGCTTGCTCGAAGCCCAGCGCCTGGAACAGCGGACGAAATACGATATCGAAATGCTCGAGGCCACCGGCTCCTGCGCCGGCATCGAGAACTATTCGCGCTATCTCACCGGCCGCAAGCCCGGCGAGCCGCCGCCGACGCTGTTCGAATACATCCCCGACAACGCCCTGCTCTTCATCGACGAAAGCCATGTCTCGGTCTCGCAGATCGGCGGCATGTATCGCGGCGACTTCCGCCGCAAGGCAACGCTTGCCGAATACGGCTTCCGCCTGCCCTCCTGCATGGACAACCGGCCGCTGCGCTTCGAGGAATGGGACGCCATGCGCCCCCAGACCGTCGCCGTCTCCGCCACCCCCGGCAGATGGGAAATGGAAGAATCCGGCGGCGTCTTTGCCGAACAGGTCATCCGCCCCACAGGCCTTATCGACCCGCCGGTCGAAATCCGCCCGGCCAAATCCCAGGTCGACGACGTGCTCGGCGAAATCCGCGAAACGGCGCTCAAGGGCTACCGCACCCTCGTCACCGTGCTCACCAAGCGCATGGCCGAAGACCTCACCGAATACCTGCATGAGCAGGGCGTGCGCGTCCGCTACATGCATTCCGACATCGACACGCTGGAGCGCATCGAGATCATCCGCGATCTGCGCCTCGGCGCCTTCGACGTGCTCGTCGGCATCAACCTGCTGCGCGAAGGCCTCGACATTCCCGAATGCGGCTTCGTCGCCATCCTCGATGCCGACAAGGAAGGCTTCCTCCGCTCCGAAACCTCGCTGGTCCAGACCATCGGCCGCGCCGCGCGAAACGTCGACGGCAAGGTCATCCTCTATGCCGACCAGATCACCGGCTCGATGCAGCGCGCCATGGACGAGACGTCCCGCCGCCGCGAAAAGCAGATGGCCTACAACACCGAACACGGCATCACGCCGGAGTCCGTCAAGGCCCGCATTTCCGACATTCTCGACTCGGTCTACGAGCGCGACCACGTCCGCGCCGATATCTCCGGCGTCTCCGGCAAGGGCTTCGCCGATGGCGGCCACCTCGTCGGCAACAACCTCCAGGCCCATCTCAACGCGCTGGAAAAAGACATGCGCAACGCCGCCGCCGACCTCGACTTCGAAAAGGCCGCCCGCCTGCGCGACGAAATCAAACGCCTCAAGGCCGTCGAACTCGCCGCCATGGACGACCCGATCGCCAGGCAGGAGGCAAAGGCGGTGGAAGGTGGCAAGGGCCGCAACGCCAGCGGCCCACTCTCCCCCCCTGTGGGGGAGATGTCGCCGCAGGCGACAGAGGGGGGTACCCCGAACTCAGCGCCCCCCCGCATCTCCCCCTCCGGCCGCAACAAATCCGGCGCCCCGGAAGGCAAGGGCAGCTATTTCTCCAAACCCAGCCTCGACGACATGGGCCCCGGCACAGACGCCACCGTCCCCATGCCGAAGGGCACCGCCGAGCAGTCTTATTTCCGCAAGAACACCCTCGACGAAATGACCGTCGGCCGCACCGAAA encodes the following:
- the uvrB gene encoding excinuclease ABC subunit UvrB, translating into MAKSPKSSTPSDSFEEAPQTAFEGAPLSGSVSDWVKQLEAEAEASTVETQRELASKAGKHRKKIEIEARRHAEKVALEKAKPTTAKNTTSTKTSRGVSIGASSDPATRAAAGLNPVAGMDMSLEDAQSLAPGAVTATVEALSALIESGNPLFKNGELWMPHRPARPAKSEGGVKIRMASDFEPAGDQPTAIKDLVEGLSNDDRTQVLLGVTGSGKTFTMAKVIEATQRPAVILAPNKTLAAQLYSEFKNFFPDNAVEYFVSYYDYYQPEAYVPRSDTFIEKESSINEQIDRMRHAATRAILERDDCIIVASVSCIYGIGSVETYTAMTFQMSVGDRIDQRQLLADLVAQQYKRQDINFVRGSFRVRGDTIELFPAHLEDAAWRITLFGDEIESITEFDPLTGKKTGEMKSVKIYANSHYVTPRPALNGAIKSIKEELKMRLAELEKGGRLLEAQRLEQRTKYDIEMLEATGSCAGIENYSRYLTGRKPGEPPPTLFEYIPDNALLFIDESHVSVSQIGGMYRGDFRRKATLAEYGFRLPSCMDNRPLRFEEWDAMRPQTVAVSATPGRWEMEESGGVFAEQVIRPTGLIDPPVEIRPAKSQVDDVLGEIRETALKGYRTLVTVLTKRMAEDLTEYLHEQGVRVRYMHSDIDTLERIEIIRDLRLGAFDVLVGINLLREGLDIPECGFVAILDADKEGFLRSETSLVQTIGRAARNVDGKVILYADQITGSMQRAMDETSRRREKQMAYNTEHGITPESVKARISDILDSVYERDHVRADISGVSGKGFADGGHLVGNNLQAHLNALEKDMRNAAADLDFEKAARLRDEIKRLKAVELAAMDDPIARQEAKAVEGGKGRNASGPLSPPVGEMSPQATEGGTPNSAPPRISPSGRNKSGAPEGKGSYFSKPSLDDMGPGTDATVPMPKGTAEQSYFRKNTLDEMTVGRTEKPVAGKLPEKPKPDAGGKPLSPPVGEMSGRTEGGTSSSKASDDPRPIIRARAGAGSHEDPVDQKRKGRTKGKTGRPGR